In Polyangia bacterium, the following proteins share a genomic window:
- a CDS encoding YdeI/OmpD-associated family protein, with translation MEMAYRQRWEAEIAEMRRVLAGFAMKEECKWGKPTYTVDGKNIVIMQGFKEYFGLGFFQGAVLKDPKKELVQLGQVHAGRVMRFTSVKDITAKAATIKAYVREAIAVERAGLRMEQKKTSDLPVPEELTKRFRKDARFKRAFQALTPGRQRSYLYHFAAAKQSATRVARIEKAMPSIFEGRGFLERR, from the coding sequence ATGGAGATGGCGTATCGACAGCGGTGGGAGGCGGAAATCGCGGAGATGCGGCGGGTGCTCGCCGGCTTTGCGATGAAGGAAGAGTGCAAGTGGGGTAAGCCTACCTACACGGTGGATGGGAAGAACATCGTCATTATGCAGGGCTTCAAAGAGTACTTCGGGCTGGGCTTCTTTCAGGGCGCCGTGCTGAAGGATCCCAAGAAGGAGCTGGTGCAGCTCGGTCAGGTGCACGCCGGGCGGGTGATGAGATTCACCAGCGTGAAGGACATCACGGCGAAGGCGGCGACCATCAAGGCCTACGTACGCGAGGCCATCGCAGTCGAGAGGGCTGGCCTGCGGATGGAGCAGAAGAAGACCTCAGATCTTCCGGTTCCCGAGGAGCTGACGAAGCGGTTCCGAAAGGACGCGCGTTTCAAGCGAGCCTTCCAGGCGCTGACGCCGGGCCGGCAGAGGAGTTACCTCTACCACTTTGCCGCAGCCAAACAGTCGGCGACGCGGGTGGCACGGATCGAAAAGGCGATGCCGTCGATATTCGAAGGCCGAGGGTTCCTGGAGAGGCGCTAG